AGGCCACaggtttgtttatttatctttgtgctgggtcttcgcagCTGCGCTGGCGCCTCTCCatttgtggtgctcaggcttctcattgcagtggcgtcTCCTGTGCcgcacgggctctagggcccgCGGGCTTCAGGAACTGTGGAccttagagcacaggctcagtggttgcggcactcgggcttagttgccccacaacatgtgggatcttcctgcaccagggatcaCCCATGCCtgctgcattgccaggtggattccttaccagggaagtccccaagtttTACAAAATAAATCCTTCATTCTCATCTGCTTGGTTGAGACCTTGTAGGGAGGGGAGATGGGATCGGGGAGGAGAAGACGAGGCATCGCTTCTGGGAAGAGGGGCTGACCCTGAACACAAGGAAGTGTTTGGGGGGAAGCAAAGCCATATTAATGAGAAGAATAACCACACCGGTAGCCAGCTCGCCTCTTCTTCCCCAGACAAGCCGGGTGAACTCTCTAAAGGAAGCTAAGCCTCCTGAACCCCTTCCCACCACACGCTGACCCCTCTGAAGACTCTGGGTGTTCTGTGTGGAGAGACAAGCGAATGCCTCTCCTGGGTGCGAGAACCCAAGCTCCGGGCATTTAGCAAATCCGTACAAGACAGGACAGAGTCCAGGCCAACTGTGCCGGACTTCTCAGAGCCCAGGtaagtcctttcttttttttcacgcCGGTAGAAACAGGCTCCAAACAGTCTTTTGTGTTGGAAGAGACACAGGTCTCAGTTCAGGTGGTATGGAAGCAAGAAAAACTTCCTACCTCCAACTTCGGGCAGAGAGGGGTTTGGACAGAGGCGCTCTGCTGGTGTTGGAAACAATTTGCACAAGGTGAGAGTTGTGATTTACgttttatttgggggcaaaatgaggactgcaacccaggagacatgcttcagatagctctgagaaactgctccaaggaggcgaGGGAGGAGCTAGCACATACAGGAGCTTTGCGACCAAgtgcaggtagtctgaacatcagaaGATCACCATTAATTAAAGAGACCAGATatgtcaagttaaggaatttagcgcttTTTCTGTATATGCAAAGATgtagtctgggctcactgaaatccttcctttcatatgcatctcggCTATTTGGGACCAATATCTCATGCTTTCGCATCCTGCCTGGGGACAAGCAAGATGAATAAAAAAAGGGTTACGTGGCATCTATGTAAACACTAGAGGAAAGAAAGACAGCAGCAGAATCCATTCAGGTAGAGAAGTTAAAGAAGAGCCCACAGTGTCCttaattattttgtattgaagtgaAATAATCTCAGTAAAACAAGACCTTAAAGATGAGAAGAAGAGACAAGACTTCAGCCAAAAGGGAGACTGCAAAGCTAAGGGACCAAATTGAATATCAGGATGACAATTTCTGAGCtaagaaattagaaaagcaatagaatgaTGATTGCAGTTGAGGGCCGACTCAGAGACACTGAGAAAATACCTGCATGATCTCAGAGAAtgcaaaagggaaaaggagagattATAGCGCATAGACAAGGTAAAATgaatttagaggacccagaagacatttgtgggcttcccaggtggggctagtggtaaagaacccgcctgccaatgcaggagacgtcagagatgtaggtttgatccctgggtggggaagatcccctggaggagggcatggcaacccacttcagtattcttgcctggagaatcccagggacagaggagcctggtgggctaccgtccatggggtcgcaaagaatcagacatgactgaggggatTTAGCACAGCACAAGGACATTTGGTGACTGAGAAATAGAGAATTCAGAAATAGAGAATGTATAATGTGTTTACTGATATGAGTGAATCTTCCTTAAATGAAGGAAGAACTGAACCCACAGCTCAGAAGGCAACTGTCTGAAAACTCCCAGGCTGACTGACAGACGCACAGGCATAATTGTGTGTGTTgccaggtgggggcgggggggtagTTATAAGTTTGAAACAGTTCCAGACACACAAGAACACTTCAGAATGAAAAAGAActcttgttttaaatattttaccacATTGCCTTGATCACATGCttctctatccatccatcaattcaccttattttctaatatatttccAAGTAAGTTACAGATGTCAGTACACTTTACCCAATGCAATTCAGAATGCTTATTCATGAGAATTCAATCTTTGCGTACATTGCTTTGAGGTAAAGTTAACATGCAATGAAATGCTCAGATCTTTAGATACTATTTGTTAAGTTTGGACAAACGCATAAACCTTTAGCAAGATACAGAGTTACAGAGTATTTCCATCACCCTAGAATGTTCCCTCCGGTCTTTATCGATCTCTGTTCACCCAAACTGGAGTGGCAGAAGGCGGGGTTCCGTGTTCCCTGAGCACAGAGGATGCTCACAGCTAGACCAGGATGCGGCCAGGCCTCTCTGGACTCAGGGCCCCTGGGGAGGGCTCAGGCCTCGGCCAGTTGCTGCAGCACAGAGAGGGACCCGTACAGGGCAGACAGGGGCTTCTTGGCCTCCAGGTCCCAAGTCCCCTTGGGGTTGTCGGGTGCCACCCTCAGGCCGCACTCCTGCAGCAGGCCAAAGGTGACAGCCAACCCCTCATCCTGCAGCGAGGCGAGGAGCTTGGGATCCAGGGTGAAGGGAATGTTCCAGGGGTACCGGAAGTTGGGCTCCAGGATGCTCTCCACCTGGAGGAAACAGGGTCAGTTGTTACAGGCCAGCCTTTGAAGTCGGGAATCAAGACCTTCTATCCTGAGAGCCAGGGCCTCTCGGGGTCATGGGAGAAGGAGAGTGATGGAGTCAAGGGGCCCAGAACTCTCATCCTATTCTGACCCGTGGTCAGGGTGAGCTTGGATATGTTTCTGAAAATTGTTGAGCTTTGGTTCTTCAGCTGCCAAATGGTGATACTAACATCGACCTTGCTAAATGGTGTTATCTGCAATTACATGTGTATCTGTgcaatgtgtgcatgtatgtgcataCATCTGTACACATATGtactgacatatacatatatgtggagGAAGACAATTTGCAAATGGTAACCGTATGAGAAAAGGATGAGCCCCCAAACATGCATTCCTGTGTGGCTCTTTTAGAACAGTGGGAACCCTCTGCTGGGGTTGCCATGGAGATGGAGACCCTCCTGAGGTGGAGGGAGAGGCAGCCAGGGAGTTCCCAGTGGCCACACGGCTCTGTCCCCAGTGCCAGCAGGACCTGACGTCACCTCTCTTTCCTCAGGATCATTCTTATCCCGGTTCCCTCGCCCTCATCCCAGGACACTATCCCCTGGGGGTTGATTTCTCACCAGCTCCCGTTGCTGGGGCAGGATCCTCTTCTCCATGGACCAGGCCAGCAGCTCATGTTGGATGTCACTCAGCACTGGGGACAAGGGGACATTTGGGGAGAGACAGTATGAGGAGTCAGTGCTTTTTTCCCCACTGTGAACTAGGGAACCCCAAGAGAGGGGAACCCTGAGGCAGAGAAATAAAACCCGTTAGGCGTGAAGGTCAAGTTCCCTCCTGCTCTTGGGATGGTCTCCAGGATGCTCCGTAACACGGTCCAGACTGGAGCCTGGAATCATCCACACCCACTGATACATTGGATGGACTTGGGCCGGTCTTTCTAGGTCCTGGGCTGGTTCTATATCCTGTGGTGAATTTATCTCACTGAGCCCTTCTGACCTTGCAGAGAGGTATGATGTGAGATGAAGGTCGTTAGAAAGATTTTAGAGAggggtgtgcatgcgtgctaagtcacttcagtcgtatccaactctttgtgaccctatggacaatagccctctaggctcctctgtccatgagattcttcagacaagaatcctggagtgggttgccatgtcttcctccaggggatcttccccacctacgtctcttatgtctcttgcgttggcaggcaggctctttaccacgagcaccacctgggaagcccccattagaGAGGTGGCAGATGGCATCTAACCCCTTCCTTTCGGGTCTAGAGGCCAAATTTGTGATGTTCCCACATTTCCCTCAAGTCACTCTTACCCAGTAAGGCTTCAAGGAGGTAAATGATGCAGGGTCTTGACTCAAGCCACACATTTCTTGAGTCTTCCCGCATCTCACTTAGGAAGCTGCCTGTATGATCCCAAAGGTTCCCATCCAGCTAGAGGAGACCCGTATTAGCagaaagacaacaacaacaataatagtaatagcaATAGATACTGTGGTACAATTCTGCCAGTATCTTTTGAGTTTACAAGTGATTAACTCAGGTAGGAGGGGAAGGGCTCTTCACCTCCCCCAGGAGGTTCCAagcagctgcagcacgtgggctgcAAGCCCTGGACCTGGTCACTGGGCTGGGCCAGTGTCTGGGGTCCCCTCCTCAGCCCTCCTTCCCCAGGTAGCTCAGTCGTCGACCTCCTAAACTTGCCCCTTCACAACTCTGATTGGCCTTAGGGAGAATGGGACCCCCTTCTCACCATGTCTGTGAGGTCCTGCAGAGCCCCTTGGTCCTTGAGCTTGGCCAGGATGGTATGGAAAAGAGCATCTCGAATGTCCCTGGGGAGCTCAGCCACTGCCTCCATTTCCCTAGAAACCTCGTTTTGTAGGGACTTGAAATCTGTCCTCAGCATCAACATCAACCAGAAAGTGGGAAACAATTCTTTGATTAGAAGGTTTGTGGTATGATAAGCTGGGCACCTCCATCCCATTTATCTGCCAACCAAAAGCATTTCTGCGGACAGCATGTTTGAACTCTGAGGATGGAGCTGTCATAATAGTCTAGAAAGGTGGGCAGTCCTAGTGCTGAGAAGGGGccagtgggggaaggggtggggggagtagaaggctgggaggagagaaggagattCTGGAAAGAGGTCACAGAAAGTGGAAGAAAATGACCAAGCACTCAGTTCTGGGTCATGTCTAGAACAACATGGATTCTCGTGATGGGCTCTAGCGGTGAGAATCCCAGGTGCTCTGGGCCCAGTTCCCACATGTGTTGAGTGGGATGTTTTGCGGATTACATGAGTTTACTAAGTAAAATGCTTGGCGGGGGGGTAGCACCTGTCACGCATAGATTATCGATCTCATCGTGTAACTGCCTGTATCATCTGTGACCACAGACACAATCAAGGCATGGTGTTGGGGATTGTCTGCTTCTCCTAGGAGACTTCAGGTGGCCTCCAGATGGTCTGCTAAGAGGAAGCAGTCCAGTGAGGCAGGAATTTCTGGCTGTATTCCCACTGCTCAGAATAATGCCTGTTGCTCGAATAGTTTTCAGCAAGGGTttgttgtgtgcatgcatgcatccgtgagtgaatgaatgaatgagtggggcTGTACAAAGCATCAGCGGGAAGTAGAGCTCAGATTTGTAAGTTGCGTGCACATCACCTTTTGGGCACTTAGCTTTGCAGTTttccacccaggaagccccaggtTTCTTCATAAATACTGACCTCGGGAAATGGGTTCCTGTATTCTTCCTGGAAAGAGTCACAAGGGATCATCTCCCTTTCTCATCCCCCAGGTTTACTCTTGAGATGTTTTGGAGGGTCCTGCCCTCCAAACACCTCCTCCCTTTTGTTTAACCTCTTCCTCCCCCCATTCCAGCCCATCCCTCCACCTCCTTGGCCTTCCCAGACCCTTCCCATTCCACAGAAACTAGGGCCAGGCCCCGGGGCAGTGGCAGCAAAGGCAGGGGCCATCTGCTCTGCTCTCCAGACGTGTATGTGCCATTAGGACCCCACCCCAATCCCAGCAAACACACACTCACCAATTGGGAGGATGGGACGTCTTTTGGTGCCTAGAAGGGAAATTTAATTTCCCATCCAAGAGTTAGTCTGTGAGGACACTCGGTTTCCCTGAACTTCTGCCCCTTACTTCCCTGAACCCCCTGCTTTCTGTCCACCCCTTCCCCTTGCCCAGGGCACCAGAGCCAGCGCCACGGGTAGGCTGTAAGGTCATCCACTCACCCATCGCTGATTGCCTCTGCAATTTGCCTGGAAAGATAAGCAAAAGGGCGCATTCTCCAAGAGttaacctcccctcccccaagacacacacacaaacaccccccccccccgccccattaCCCCATTCAAAGGAGAAAAGTGGCTTTCTCTGTGGCTGCAAAGGTCTATGGCTtgtgaaagacagaaaagataGCAGGCTATGGAGGAAGGAGGGTAGTTTCCCTCTGGGTCTGCCTTGCAGATTAACACCTGGGCTAAACACCTTGCACTGCTCTTATTAGCATCCAGAGAGGGTCAGGGCTCAGCAGGGCCTGGGGGCTTGGCAGAGAACCTGCCCTGCTGAGGAACTCACCTTTGGAAAAGGCTTTCCGCTTGTTGTCATCTGAGATGGAAAGAATTTCTGGATGGGGAAGAAGGCAGGTCAGGAGAGCCCAGGTTATTCCTGGTGGAGGGGTCTGATCCCACTTTCCCGGCTCTAAAATGACTTGCTCACCTGGTGACATCAGCAGCCCCTGCCGTTTAACTGGAAGAAGAAACAGATGTGTTCACTCAGGTGCCTTTTCTCCCTTCCcgtcccttctccctcctcctcccagcctctcTAACTCCTCCCTGTCCCCCCTTATTTCTCACCTCTCAGCTGACACAATGCCTGGAGACAGGAAACCTTGGCAAGTACCGCCCCCCACCAACTTCCCCCTCCCCAGGACTCTGCTTCAGGATTCAGAAGAGAGAGGTGGCTGTCTCTGGGGCCAAGGGGCCTGTGGCAGGGGAAGAAacgaggaggtggtggaggaccTGGCTGGAGGGGTCTTTCCTGTGGGACTGAGTGCCTTGCAGGGCTTCTGCAGCATCCAGCCCCAGGTCTAGACAGAGACCCCGCCCAACTCAGGAACTCACTTTCTGGGAAGGTTTTCTGCTTGTCGTCATCTGAGATGAGAAGAATGGCTGCAAGGGAAAGAAGCCAGGTCAGGAGAGCCCAGGTTATTCCTGCTGGGTCCTTTCACACGTCTGCACCCGTAGACCTCTCCCTTCGCCCTCCGGCCTGAATGGTGCAGAGAGGCCCTGCACGCCCCCTCGTGGTCAGGGCACGACTTGCAGGCAGGGCTGTAACACTCTCCTGAGTCCCGCTGACTTCGGTTCCCACGGGCTAACacttagaaaacatatttttgaaaatgaggCTTCTTCTCATCCCCTCCTAAATAAATAACACTTTGTCATTCCCCATGCTCGTTAATAACACTACCATCTCCTGATGCCCTCTGCACAGTCTCTGGTCTCTTTCTAAATTAGCCGTGAATCCCATCTTTGTCTCTACTCTCAGTAGGACTGGCCCTTTTTCTGGAAGCTGAGGTCCTCTGACCCCATGAGACTGGAGAGCTCAGTTCTTTTCTACTGCTATCGACAGGCGGTGACTGATGCCAGGACCTGGCCTTGATGAGATGTTACAGTCAGGGTgctataggtgtgtgtgtgtgcgcgtgtgtgtgtgtgttgagggcgCCCTCTCTCCTTGGACCTCAGCTGTGTCAGGACGGCCTCTAGCTGGGTCTCAGCAtttgggaggggagagaggggacgCCAAGCACACTGAGCTGTGTTCGCAGTGCTCACTGTTCCTCCTGGGTGTGTGGTTGCTGTTTGATGACACTGGTTCACAGATGTCGAGTCAGAACCCAAAGCGACGGTGTGTGTATTGGGGGCTGTGCATTTTGAGGCTAGTGAGGGAAAGACGTATTAATAGATGAAttcctgtgttcctttgttggggcttccctggtcgctcagatggtagagaatccgcctgcagtgtgggagacccgggttcaatccctgcgttgggaagatcccctggaggaggaaatggccttACATCTGCAGTTCTGTTTATGACGAGCCACTGTGTTATGAGCTTTGCCTGGGCTTACAGGGCTCTGAGGCTCCCCCAGGTGAGCTGCCAAGAGCGGCAGGGCCTTGAATGCAGGGTAGGGATCAGGGCTGCTCTTTGCCTGGTGCTAAGGACACCCTGCATTGGGCCCCCGCTGTGTCCATCTCTGCGTGGGACACTGCCTCTGAATCTCCGTGTGGTCATAGTTCGGTCTTGCGGGCTTGGAGGTGGCTGTGGGAGGCTGAGAAGTTgtgctcctcccctcccccggcaGGGAGGGAAGCCAGGGTGGCCTCTGGGTGGtctcccactgcccccacccctttCAGTCCCTGCTCACCTCGGCCATCCTCCCGGAACACCAGCTGCTGCTTCTTATAGGCCATCACGGTGCCCTGGGGCACAGTCATTGTCCTCTTCCTCACTTTGAGACCCGATCCCTCTGCTGTGCTCTGGGGAGAGAAGCCAGGCAATACGGTCATGTGTGCATGAGCTTCTAGAAGCTCACGAGCCGAGGACCCAGCAGCCTCCTaccctcccactccccatcctGGTCCTGATTTCCagttacccattttttttttttaaatcttctttggTCAAGTATTTACCTTCATGTCTCTCAATGTCATGCTTTTATTGCATGTATTTGGGCGCCCTGTGGACCAGTCAAGCTAACACATAAAACTAACCGTTACGTGGAGTTATTCCTGTATTCTAGGAGACCTGAACGACGATGAACATATATCCTCATATGACCTGGATGAGTGGGATggtggggggctgggagggaggcttgtgagggaggggatatatgtgtacatggcCAATCCagttcactgtacagcagaaactaacacaacaatgtaaagcaattacacgCCAGTAAAAAAATGTATCATCATAAGTTCTTTGTAGatgctattattttaattattttggatcAGGGAGCTGTTcctcagaaacacacacaatgtCCTCAGGCAGCCTCATGAGTCACTGGCTGTCCAGAATCAGCTCTGTGCTTTGATCCCCCAGGATGCCTCCTACCCTTGAGTTCCTGAGAGAGTCCAGTGTAGACCGATGCCACGGGGGGCTCTGACGTATCGAAACACAGGTGGTACCAATGCCACGGGGGGCTCTGACATATCGAAACACAGGTGGTACCAGGCAACACGGATGCGTCCGTGAACCAGGGTGAGAAGCAAGCTGTTTTAACAGCATCTCAGCCCAGGAGCTGATATTTAGAAGCTTGCTGGGCCCTGTGAGAGTCGTTCTATGTGAAAGGATGCTGGGTTTTCTCCTGTTCTCTCAGAGTCCAGGTGCCCAGCCCAAGCAGACAGAGACCCAAAGCTGAGCATCAAAATGTCCTTCAGATTGgagtcatgttttatttatttcaggaTTCTTTGGAATCAAATGATGCAGGTGGGATCTGGCCTCCCCCAGGACAAATTAACCGATTTGGGGAAAGTTAGTTCATAtttcaggttatttttttttcccctttttagtTCCTAAATCTCTTACATGAGGACAACTTACACACAGTATGTTGCATAGAAAACATGTTATAACACACATGCAATTTCTTTATCTCCGCGAATCCTAGCTGATATTGCATACATATTTGATATATTACTTTGTCTAAATCAATTTAAAAGATTATAATTGGCCATCGTGAGTGAGTTGTGTACATCATATGTGCTTGAATGTATTTGAATCTATAAACTTTCTGCTTCAGGTATCACAGTATTTAGGGTGTTTTAACTgacaaagttttgttttgtgttaatgattccttgggcttctcaggtggctcagtgataaagaacccgcctgcaatgcaagaaacacagatttgatccctgactggattgggaagatcccttggagaaggaaatggtgacccactccagtattcttgcctgagaaatcttatggacagaggagcctggcgggctacagtccatagatctCAGAGCCGGACATGAGTTGGCGACTAGACAATAATTCCTTGTTTTCTCTAGCAAACCACACAAGAATATAGTACAGTGACTACACTTTAGTAATTTCAAGGGTCTATCATTTGcccaaaacaaaatataatctcAAATAATTAAATCTATTGCCCATTTTACCACTATGGAATAATCCCATGTACTGAAATACTAAAGGGAGGATGTTAGATGGACTCTCAGGTCAGGGGTCAGGCTTCCTCAGCACATGAGAAGTGGGGAGTAATGACCCCACTCACCCCACCCCCTGAAAGCAGGTCCTAAGAGGGCCCAGAGACCCTGGGAAGGGACGCTGGGCTGGCTGTGCTCTTGGGGCCCGACCCCACTTCAGGACAACACGGTACCTTGGCATAAAAACTCCAAGGGGTAGAGAATGTGCCCGTGGCATTCACACTGCTGCTGTCCTGAAGGACGGTTCCGTTGACCAGTTTCACAGCCTCTGTCACCACATACAGGTTGTCCCCTCTGGTCCGGCACTCCTGCAGAAATGACGGCTCTTGATCCAACACTTTCCTAGGGGACATAAAGGAGGAGGAGGGTCAGAGTGCCAAAGAGACGGCTTCTCAGGTCTCTCCTCTCCTTAGGACCTGAAGGCTGCAGAGCCTGTGTGGAGCCCTAACGGTGGGAAGGTACTGGCTTATAGGCTAAGAGGGATGTCTCTGGTATGCATGATGGAGAGGCCCCCTTTTCTTATGGAGGGATGGGTGTGAGAGTATGCAAGCCATCTTCTTAAGGCTTTCCAAAATTATGTTATTTCTTTTAGAGGGCAGTTTATAGATCTCCAGCTGTAGGGCCTCTGACCAGAAGATCCAGAAGTAGACAAGTCTAGACGGTGGAGAACAGTCCTTAGGAGATCCTGTTGTCAAACCTGGGGACCTCCACACCCATCCTTGTCCAGAGACATAGTCAGGGTGCGATGTGGAGCACACAGATAAAGTATgatgatgctgggaggattttagatgattttttttcttgactagTATGGGTGGGTGTTTATGGATTGAACATCCTTGGTAGGTGGGTAGGCCTGGCTTGAAGATGTAAGTTTGGGTGGGAGATGTGAGCGGTGTGAAGTCCTGAAGACAAATTTCATCTCCATTTCATTTCTGAGACTCATCTCTGATTCCACTCAAGGCCCCTGCTAGGGTTGGTGCCCTGGATACCAGCCATGTCGAAGACTGAGAAACTCTTAGATTGCTTTTCGGTGGAGGGGGTCACTGAGGATCCAGGGCTGAGCTTTCCCATGGCCCTTGGAGTGCAGTTCAAGCCacttatttttcagttgctaagtcatgtctgactctttgagatcccatgatctacagcttgccaggctcttctatacTCCGCTGTCTCCCGGAGTCtgttcaaattcttgtccattgagtcggtgatgctctctaaccatctcatcctctgccgcccccttttccttctgccttcaatctttcccagcatcagggtcttttccaatgagctggctcttggcatcaggtggtcaaaatattgcagcttcagcaagagtccttctgatgaatattcacggttgatttcctttaggattgactggtttgatctccttgtagtcaaagagacttgcaagagtcttctctagcatgacaattcaaaagcatcaattcttcggcagtcagccttctttatggcccaactcttacatccatatgtgactactggaaaaccaaagctttgactagataaacTTTTTCAgcagtgacgtctctgcttttgaatatactgtctaggtttgtcgttgctttccttctaagaagcagtcatcttttaatttcatggctgcagtcactgtcctcagtgattttggagcccaggaaaataaaatctgtctctgtttccattttccccccttctttttgccatgaagtgataggatcggatgtcatgatcttagttttttttttttttttaatgttgagtttcaagtcagctttttcactctgctctcaAGCTGCTTATCTGGTGTCTAAGGGCTGTGTTATCCGATATCTACTTACTtcctgagcctcattttctttcaccttcatcttgGTTGGCTAAGCTGCAGCCTCCCCCCTCCAACATCTTGACAATACCCACCTCTGCCCTGCCTCATTGCCTTTAACCCCTCTTCTGGATCCCTTTCATCCCGCTCTTGCTTGCTTCTTTTATTCTTTAGGTCTGAACTCAGCCCCTCCGAGGCCTAAACAGACCACCCTCCCTCCAGGCATTCTCTGTTACTTCTTCCGGTCTTACCTTCAGAGCCCCCATCACAAACTGTGATTACCTTTGTAGCTGAAACGCGTTGCAGCCTCCACATCCCATTTATTAAAAACCTAACTGCCTTCTTATATTTAAAGCTTTGATCTCAGACTTACTTATCTTACTTGAAACTAGCTGATACAATTTACTCTAggaattttctctttattcatcaaggagaaaaatggtttttattttcttagctcCAGAAACCCAGATATTTTCCTGCAAGACAGTCTTTGCAGATGCTATTTCCAGTTAGGGCTGGCAAGACACAAGGAAGACAGATATTGGGCAATGCCCTGTCAAAGTGACTTCTGTTGAGTTTCTAGTTGCTTCCTTAACATGGGCTCCCACCTTTGTTGCCTtcataaaaatctatttaaactggcatctcagtttttaaaaggtgTAAAGACTTAAGTTTTTTGTTAAGTTCTTAGAGATTCATTGGCTATCCATCTTTGCCTATACGCATGGAGGTAAATTAAATCACCGGACACTTGC
Above is a window of Bos javanicus breed banteng chromosome 14, ARS-OSU_banteng_1.0, whole genome shotgun sequence DNA encoding:
- the GSDMC gene encoding gasdermin-C — its product is MPSLFEHTSKNLVKELGDKDFRPVQNPLSAHKFCQLKLLRKKRRTLSQFWEQPDVPVDHTLTDILEPSPSVPEPVLTKKFIFIDKTVWKGAAEVDVTAGLEVSVSGTATQSCESSLEVQSVTISPWDWEELQKRKVLDQEPSFLQECRTRGDNLYVVTEAVKLVNGTVLQDSSSVNATGTFSTPWSFYAKSTAEGSGLKVRKRTMTVPQGTVMAYKKQQLVFREDGRAILLISDDDKQKTFPEIKRQGLLMSPEILSISDDNKRKAFSKGKLQRQSAMGTKRRPILPIGRIQEPISRDFKSLQNEVSREMEAVAELPRDIRDALFHTILAKLKDQGALQDLTDMLDGNLWDHTGSFLSEMREDSRNVWLESRPCIIYLLEALLVLSDIQHELLAWSMEKRILPQQRELVESILEPNFRYPWNIPFTLDPKLLASLQDEGLAVTFGLLQECGLRVAPDNPKGTWDLEAKKPLSALYGSLSVLQQLAEA